In Magnetospirillum sp. XM-1, a single window of DNA contains:
- a CDS encoding diheme cytochrome c: protein MLRRLALAAAFSLAAFPALADRVRPVTDPETQAACGECHMAFQPAFLPARSWDRMMGQLSDHFGDNAAMAPDKTERIRKVLMEGAADTGGGKAGSKALRGIGSKDVPLRITELPRFQKKHDRIAEREWKRPEVMSKANCPACHKGAEAGLYDDD, encoded by the coding sequence ATGCTTCGACGGCTGGCATTGGCCGCGGCGTTCAGCCTCGCCGCCTTTCCCGCCCTGGCCGACCGGGTCCGCCCGGTGACCGATCCCGAAACCCAGGCGGCCTGCGGCGAATGCCACATGGCGTTCCAGCCCGCCTTCCTGCCCGCCCGTTCCTGGGACCGCATGATGGGCCAGCTGTCCGACCATTTCGGCGACAACGCCGCCATGGCCCCCGACAAGACCGAGCGCATCCGCAAGGTGCTGATGGAGGGCGCCGCAGACACCGGCGGCGGCAAGGCGGGCTCCAAGGCGCTGCGCGGCATCGGGTCAAAGGACGTGCCGCTGCGCATCACCGAGCTGCCGCGCTTCCAAAAGAAGCACGACCGCATCGCCGAGCGCGAGTGGAAGCGGCCCGAGGTCATGAGCAAGGCCAACTGCCCCGCCTGCCACAAGGGCGCCGAGGCCGGCCTTTACGACGACGACTGA
- a CDS encoding DUF1924 domain-containing protein — MNARWEFRLLRLWHAALAGGFLVAYVTADEDTYAMHVFAGYWVVAAIALRLGLAALGSSSGPLALPRPRLAWARPGRNPLFAWMAAILIVGMAVAGVTGVAADFIPPLEDLHEGLAEASLWLVLAHAAIIAWIFQGRRVREMLKGATPALLAIALLAAPAAFAADAARDAIKAGYAKQAGAGFGGFSAERGRTLFESKNTASPDYASCTTCHTADPTAQGRHAKTGRAIQPVAVSANPKRFTDAAKVEERFERDCQTVLGRVCTATEKGDYIAYMESK; from the coding sequence ATGAACGCCCGGTGGGAATTCCGCCTGTTGCGCCTGTGGCACGCCGCCCTGGCCGGAGGCTTCCTGGTGGCCTACGTCACCGCCGACGAGGACACCTACGCCATGCACGTCTTCGCCGGCTATTGGGTGGTGGCCGCCATCGCGCTTCGCCTGGGCCTCGCCGCGCTGGGCTCGTCCAGCGGGCCGCTGGCCCTGCCCCGGCCCCGCCTCGCCTGGGCCCGGCCCGGCCGCAATCCGCTGTTCGCCTGGATGGCCGCCATCCTGATCGTCGGCATGGCGGTGGCCGGAGTGACCGGCGTCGCCGCCGATTTCATTCCGCCGCTCGAGGATCTGCATGAAGGTCTGGCCGAGGCCTCCCTGTGGCTGGTGCTGGCCCATGCCGCCATCATCGCCTGGATCTTCCAGGGCCGCCGGGTGCGCGAGATGCTGAAGGGCGCCACCCCGGCGCTGCTGGCCATCGCTCTCTTGGCAGCCCCCGCCGCCTTCGCCGCCGACGCCGCCCGCGACGCCATCAAGGCGGGCTATGCCAAGCAGGCCGGAGCGGGCTTTGGCGGGTTCTCGGCGGAACGCGGCCGGACGCTGTTCGAATCCAAGAACACCGCCAGCCCCGACTACGCCTCGTGCACCACCTGCCATACCGCCGATCCCACCGCCCAGGGCCGCCACGCCAAGACCGGCCGCGCCATCCAGCCGGTGGCGGTCTCGGCCAATCCCAAGCGGTTCACCGATGCCGCCAAGGTGGAGGAGCGCTTCGAGCGCGACTGCCAGACGGTGCTGGGCCGGGTCTGTACCGCCACCGAAAAGGGCGACTACATCGCCTATATGGAGAGCAAGTGA
- a CDS encoding PepSY domain-containing protein, whose product MKAIAAALLFLVCFPAWAGDDHDRIRRLVQAGEILPLERILEQVDRDYPGELIEAELEDKRGRRVYEIKRLTRDGRLLKLYYDAVDGTRLKVKEKR is encoded by the coding sequence ATGAAAGCCATTGCCGCCGCCCTGCTGTTCCTCGTCTGCTTCCCCGCCTGGGCGGGGGACGACCACGACCGCATCCGCCGCCTGGTGCAGGCGGGCGAGATCCTGCCGCTCGAGCGCATTCTGGAACAGGTGGACCGCGACTATCCCGGCGAGCTGATCGAGGCCGAGCTGGAGGACAAGCGCGGCCGCCGGGTCTACGAGATCAAGCGCCTGACCCGCGACGGGCGACTCTTGAAGCTCTACTATGATGCCGTCGACGGCACCCGCCTCAAGGTCAAGGAGAAGCGATGA
- a CDS encoding response regulator transcription factor, producing the protein MRVLVVEDEPQLTLALERALEAAGFAVDTAYDGENGWHLGDTEAYDAVILDLGLPRIDGITVLGRWREAGRSMPVMVLTARARWAEKSQAFNAGADDYVTKPFEMEEVVTRVRALIRRAAGHASPEIVCGPLRIDTIGGKVSRDGLPVALTAQEFRILSYLAHHQGRVVSRSELVEHVYDRDADPDSNVLDVLVARIRRKLGVDVIHTLRGQGWRMEAPGGEA; encoded by the coding sequence ATGAGAGTCTTGGTCGTCGAGGACGAGCCGCAGTTGACCCTGGCGCTGGAACGCGCCCTGGAGGCGGCGGGCTTCGCGGTGGACACCGCCTATGATGGCGAGAACGGCTGGCATCTGGGCGACACCGAGGCCTATGACGCGGTGATTCTCGACCTCGGCCTGCCCAGGATCGACGGCATCACCGTGCTGGGCCGCTGGCGCGAGGCCGGGCGGAGCATGCCGGTGATGGTGCTGACGGCCCGCGCCCGCTGGGCGGAAAAGTCCCAGGCCTTCAACGCCGGGGCCGACGACTACGTCACCAAGCCCTTCGAGATGGAAGAGGTGGTCACCCGCGTCCGCGCCCTGATCCGCCGCGCCGCCGGCCACGCTTCGCCCGAGATCGTCTGCGGCCCCTTGCGCATTGACACGATCGGCGGAAAGGTCAGCCGCGACGGGCTGCCGGTGGCGCTGACCGCCCAGGAGTTCCGCATCCTCTCCTACCTCGCCCATCACCAGGGGCGGGTGGTCAGCCGCTCGGAACTGGTGGAGCATGTCTACGACCGCGACGCCGACCCCGATTCCAACGTGCTGGACGTTCTGGTGGCGCGTATCCGCCGCAAGCTGGGCGTCGATGTGATCCACACGCTCAGGGGGCAGGGCTGGCGCATGGAGGCCCCTGGTGGCGAAGCCTGA
- a CDS encoding sensor histidine kinase, producing MAKPDSLRRRLILGAGAWIMLALAAGGLVLGHAFADSAEQAFCRRLDTHLRALLALVETAEDGRVAVGRPVGEPRFEQPYSGWYWQVSGDGGVKARSRSLWDSALAVAAEVEPGALHIRRETGPRGQILEVMERDLALGENGQRLHVAVAADRAELDAEIGRFRLLLALSLGGLGLGLLAAVMVQVGYGLKPLRRLEDELDQLTRGASRLGGVYPAEIAPLVESMNRVLDHDERLIRHARNHLGNLAHALKTPLAVLRAECGGVPQAAPQIERVTRLIDLHLARAAADSSSSRAVGRRVNLAPLLADLAGALRKVHAGRSIEIAIHCPPEADFAGEADDLAEMAGNLMDNACKWARTRVRVTAASGRIAVEDDGPGLSPEQAAAAAGRGIRLDESVPGSGLGLAIVADLAALGGLSLSFGRSEWGGLAVSLAEQASSS from the coding sequence GTGGCGAAGCCTGATTCCCTGCGCCGCCGCCTGATCCTGGGGGCGGGGGCCTGGATAATGCTGGCCCTGGCGGCGGGTGGACTGGTGCTCGGCCACGCCTTCGCCGACAGCGCCGAGCAGGCCTTCTGCCGCCGCCTCGACACCCATCTGCGCGCCCTGCTGGCCCTGGTCGAGACCGCCGAGGACGGGCGCGTCGCCGTGGGCCGCCCGGTGGGCGAGCCGCGCTTCGAGCAGCCTTATTCCGGCTGGTACTGGCAGGTCTCGGGCGATGGCGGCGTCAAGGCGCGCTCGCGCTCGCTGTGGGATTCCGCTTTGGCCGTCGCGGCGGAAGTGGAGCCCGGCGCGCTGCACATCCGCCGCGAGACGGGGCCGCGCGGCCAGATCCTCGAGGTGATGGAGCGCGATCTGGCCCTGGGCGAGAACGGGCAGCGCCTGCATGTGGCGGTGGCCGCCGACCGCGCCGAGCTGGATGCCGAGATCGGGCGCTTCCGCCTGCTGCTCGCCCTGTCGCTGGGCGGGCTGGGGTTGGGCCTGCTGGCGGCGGTGATGGTGCAGGTGGGTTATGGCCTCAAACCCTTGCGCCGTCTCGAGGACGAGCTGGACCAGCTGACACGGGGGGCGTCGCGCCTGGGCGGCGTCTATCCGGCGGAAATCGCCCCGCTGGTGGAGTCCATGAACCGGGTGCTGGACCACGACGAGCGCCTGATCCGCCACGCCCGCAACCATCTGGGCAATCTGGCCCATGCGCTGAAGACGCCGCTGGCGGTCTTGCGCGCCGAATGCGGCGGCGTCCCGCAGGCCGCGCCGCAGATCGAACGGGTGACGCGGCTGATCGACCTGCATCTGGCCCGCGCCGCCGCCGATTCCTCGTCGTCGCGGGCGGTGGGGCGGCGGGTGAATCTGGCCCCGCTGCTGGCCGATCTGGCCGGCGCCCTGCGCAAGGTTCATGCCGGCCGCTCCATCGAGATCGCCATCCATTGCCCGCCCGAGGCCGATTTCGCAGGCGAGGCCGACGATCTGGCCGAGATGGCCGGCAACCTGATGGACAACGCCTGCAAATGGGCCAGGACGCGGGTCAGGGTCACGGCCGCTTCCGGCCGGATCGCCGTCGAGGACGACGGGCCGGGCCTGTCGCCGGAACAGGCGGCGGCAGCGGCGGGCCGCGGCATCCGCCTGGACGAAAGCGTGCCGGGCTCGGGCCTGGGGCTGGCCATCGTCGCCGACCTGGCGGCGCTGGGCGGCCTGTCGCTTTCCTTCGGCCGCTCGGAATGGGGCGGTCTGGCGGTCAGCCTGGCGGAGCAAGCCTCGTCATCTTGA
- a CDS encoding SpoIIE family protein phosphatase → MNVTTPLPPSRTSHIGTFRGLSFKQAVATLLIALGLGAASGVWDLSVDYQRMRREVVESSRANLALVRGTAVEAAYMLSHDLAGEVVGGLALDPMVAEARLTDNFGDVLGQVRRPPGTTAFPGLAERLFGDVAQHSLQLQTRMKEAASDVGKLELRLDPALLLNRYLDHVTASAASGAARTIVLCLLVVAVFYGLITKPLLKIGHAVAKVDPARPGASLIDLPQRHKGDELGLLVRNVNALLAESQRGLDGRDAAEGALAALARDLELRVQERTRELEQQKEGVERANADLEKANRFISDGIRYASRIQTALLPDTAALDGAVAEFTVGWRPFDIVGGDYYWTGTFGDKTVVAVMDCTGHGVPGAFMTAVVSSILARILHHHGHDDPAVILALLNFLVKSALRQDRADAPADDGLDAAICVFDQARGIATFAGANLPLMVWSDGHMKVIRGDRRSLGYRDSPPDATFACHEVPILPGATFYLYTDGLIDHMGGPNRRLFGRKRLQEALGGLAHLPLEEQKEKLFATLDSWRGEQPCRDDMTFIAIRPKAS, encoded by the coding sequence GTGAACGTCACCACCCCGCTTCCTCCGTCCAGAACCAGTCATATCGGCACCTTCCGCGGCCTGTCCTTCAAACAGGCGGTGGCGACGCTGCTGATCGCGCTGGGCCTCGGCGCGGCCTCGGGAGTCTGGGACCTGTCGGTCGATTACCAGCGCATGCGCCGCGAGGTGGTGGAGAGCAGCCGGGCCAACCTGGCCCTGGTGCGCGGCACGGCGGTGGAAGCCGCCTACATGCTGAGCCACGACCTGGCAGGCGAAGTGGTGGGCGGTCTGGCGCTGGACCCCATGGTGGCCGAGGCGCGGCTGACCGACAATTTCGGCGACGTTCTGGGCCAGGTGCGCCGGCCACCTGGCACCACCGCCTTTCCCGGACTGGCCGAGCGGCTGTTCGGCGACGTCGCCCAGCATTCCCTGCAGCTCCAGACCCGCATGAAGGAAGCGGCCAGCGACGTGGGCAAGCTGGAACTGCGCCTCGACCCGGCCTTGCTGCTCAACCGCTATCTCGACCATGTGACGGCCAGCGCCGCGTCGGGCGCGGCGCGCACCATCGTCTTGTGCCTGCTGGTGGTGGCGGTGTTCTACGGCCTGATCACCAAGCCGCTGCTGAAGATCGGCCACGCGGTCGCCAAGGTGGACCCGGCCCGGCCCGGGGCTTCGCTGATCGACCTGCCCCAGCGCCACAAGGGGGACGAGTTGGGTCTGCTGGTCCGCAACGTCAACGCCCTGCTGGCGGAATCCCAGCGCGGGCTGGACGGCCGCGACGCGGCGGAAGGGGCGCTGGCCGCCCTGGCCCGCGACCTGGAACTGCGGGTGCAGGAGCGCACCCGCGAACTGGAGCAGCAGAAGGAAGGGGTGGAGCGCGCCAACGCCGACCTGGAAAAGGCCAACCGCTTCATTTCCGACGGCATCCGCTACGCCAGCCGCATCCAGACGGCCCTGCTGCCCGACACGGCGGCGCTGGACGGGGCGGTGGCCGAGTTCACCGTGGGCTGGCGGCCCTTCGACATCGTCGGCGGCGACTATTACTGGACCGGCACCTTCGGCGACAAGACCGTGGTGGCGGTGATGGACTGCACCGGCCACGGCGTGCCCGGCGCCTTCATGACCGCCGTGGTGTCGTCGATCCTGGCCCGCATCCTTCACCACCACGGCCATGACGACCCGGCGGTGATCCTGGCGCTGCTCAATTTCCTGGTGAAGTCAGCGCTGCGCCAGGACCGGGCCGACGCCCCCGCCGACGACGGGCTGGACGCTGCCATCTGTGTCTTCGACCAGGCGCGCGGCATCGCCACCTTCGCCGGCGCCAACCTGCCGCTGATGGTGTGGAGCGACGGCCACATGAAGGTCATCCGCGGCGACCGCCGCAGCCTGGGTTACCGCGACAGCCCGCCCGACGCCACCTTCGCCTGCCACGAGGTGCCCATCCTTCCCGGCGCCACCTTCTACCTCTACACCGACGGCCTGATCGACCACATGGGCGGCCCCAACCGCCGGCTGTTCGGCCGCAAGCGGCTGCAGGAGGCGCTGGGCGGTCTCGCCCATCTGCCGCTGGAGGAGCAGAAGGAAAAGCTGTTCGCCACCCTCGATTCCTGGCGCGGCGAACAGCCCTGCCGCGACGACATGACGTTCATCGCGATCCGGCCGAAGGCCTCGTGA
- a CDS encoding ABC transporter substrate-binding protein codes for MGRWISAFLLVLGAALPAEAVDVSVAIGHSKSPYVFPDEERGIEFDIVKEALALEGHRMIPAFLPMTRVLKALEKGQVAAAMTQQPGIVPGAAYSDTYITYHNFAISLDANAIALSEVSDLGGKSVVAFQNATLVLGPNYRKVAESNPRYLEEANQMAQPLLLYLGRTDVIIADPNIFGWYAGRPEVRSKVDTTQKLRYAPLFPPIDYRMAFRDPALRDAFNRGLAKLRASGAYDRIIAGYADQMVTRPSAGSR; via the coding sequence ATGGGCAGGTGGATCAGCGCATTCCTTCTCGTGCTGGGTGCGGCGCTGCCCGCCGAGGCGGTGGACGTAAGCGTGGCCATCGGCCACTCCAAGTCGCCTTACGTGTTTCCCGATGAAGAACGGGGCATCGAATTCGATATCGTCAAGGAAGCCCTGGCCCTTGAAGGCCATCGGATGATACCGGCCTTTCTGCCCATGACCCGGGTGCTCAAGGCGCTGGAAAAGGGCCAAGTGGCTGCCGCCATGACGCAACAGCCCGGCATCGTCCCGGGAGCCGCCTATTCCGACACCTACATCACCTACCACAACTTCGCCATCAGCCTGGACGCCAATGCAATCGCCCTGTCGGAGGTCTCCGACCTCGGCGGCAAGTCGGTGGTGGCTTTCCAGAACGCGACCCTCGTTCTCGGCCCCAACTACCGCAAGGTGGCCGAAAGCAACCCGCGCTATCTCGAAGAGGCCAACCAGATGGCGCAGCCCCTGCTCCTCTACCTGGGCAGGACCGACGTGATCATCGCGGATCCGAACATCTTCGGCTGGTACGCCGGCCGCCCCGAAGTCAGGTCCAAGGTCGACACCACTCAGAAGCTGCGCTACGCGCCCCTGTTCCCGCCGATCGACTACCGCATGGCCTTCCGCGACCCCGCCTTGCGCGATGCCTTCAATCGAGGATTGGCCAAGCTGCGCGCCAGCGGCGCCTACGACCGCATCATCGCCGGCTATGCCGACCAGATGGTCACGAGGCCTTCGGCCGGATCGCGATGA
- a CDS encoding DUF1566 domain-containing protein codes for MRHLIPSVILSVMLLEPAWAAERSYPVAGTGQTGCYDDRGAAPCPAAKGAPFWGQDGQRRLALPAYGDNGDGTVTDPLTGLMWEKGFRKLGFAEAAAAAAGARTGGHADWRVPTIKELYSLIRFDGSTGSARPEQTGAPADARPYIDTRAFAFEYPAQGRFIDAQYLTRTVYAGTVMGGDKAFFGVNFADGRIKGYPQDGGPGRRVWYARFVRGNPDYGRNDFVDNGDGTVSDRATGLTWTQADSGGEAFRRAMAGTARRDGRLDWREALAFCSGLDFAGHADWRLPDAKELHSIVDYTRAPDVTGSAAIDPVFAITAIADDQGKRDWPYAWTSTTHLDGRVMGDFAVYVAFGRAGGWMGRRGGPPPGGGPPPGGGFGPPPGGGFGPPPGGGPPPGNGPMGNGPMGGPGFGRAEAGGSGEMRLLDVHGAGAQRSSPKGGDESRLPRGAGPQGDVLRIYNTARCVRGGA; via the coding sequence ATGCGCCACCTCATTCCGTCCGTGATCCTGAGTGTCATGCTTCTGGAGCCGGCCTGGGCGGCGGAGCGCTCCTACCCCGTGGCCGGCACCGGCCAGACGGGCTGCTATGACGATCGCGGCGCCGCGCCTTGTCCCGCCGCCAAGGGGGCGCCCTTCTGGGGACAGGACGGCCAGCGGCGTTTGGCCCTGCCGGCCTATGGCGACAATGGCGACGGAACCGTCACCGATCCCCTGACCGGCCTGATGTGGGAGAAGGGGTTCCGCAAGCTGGGCTTCGCCGAGGCGGCGGCGGCCGCCGCCGGGGCCAGGACCGGCGGCCATGCCGACTGGCGGGTTCCCACCATCAAGGAACTGTATTCGCTGATCCGCTTCGACGGCTCCACCGGCAGCGCCCGGCCCGAGCAGACCGGCGCCCCGGCCGACGCGCGGCCCTATATCGACACACGCGCCTTCGCCTTCGAATATCCGGCCCAGGGGCGCTTCATCGACGCCCAGTACCTGACGCGGACCGTCTATGCCGGCACGGTGATGGGGGGCGACAAGGCCTTCTTCGGCGTCAATTTTGCCGATGGCCGCATCAAGGGCTATCCCCAGGACGGCGGGCCGGGCCGGCGGGTGTGGTATGCCCGTTTCGTGCGCGGCAATCCCGATTACGGCCGCAACGACTTCGTCGACAACGGCGACGGAACCGTCAGCGACCGTGCCACCGGCCTGACCTGGACCCAGGCCGACAGCGGCGGCGAGGCCTTTCGCCGCGCCATGGCCGGAACGGCCCGGCGGGACGGCCGGCTCGACTGGCGCGAGGCCCTGGCCTTCTGTTCCGGACTGGACTTCGCCGGCCATGCCGACTGGCGGCTGCCCGACGCCAAGGAGCTTCACTCCATCGTCGATTACACCCGCGCCCCCGACGTCACCGGCTCGGCCGCCATCGACCCGGTCTTCGCCATCACCGCCATCGCCGACGACCAGGGCAAGCGCGACTGGCCCTATGCCTGGACCTCCACCACCCATCTGGACGGGCGGGTGATGGGCGATTTCGCCGTCTACGTCGCCTTCGGGCGGGCCGGCGGATGGATGGGACGGCGTGGCGGCCCTCCGCCCGGTGGCGGTCCACCGCCTGGCGGCGGTTTCGGGCCCCCGCCCGGTGGTGGCTTCGGCCCTCCTCCGGGTGGCGGTCCCCCTCCGGGCAATGGTCCCATGGGCAATGGTCCCATGGGCGGGCCGGGTTTTGGCCGGGCCGAAGCCGGCGGCTCGGGAGAGATGCGGCTGCTCGACGTGCATGGCGCCGGCGCCCAGCGCAGCAGCCCGAAAGGCGGCGATGAATCCCGCCTGCCGCGTGGCGCGGGTCCCCAGGGCGACGTGCTCCGCATCTACAACACGGCCCGCTGCGTCCGCGGCGGGGCATGA
- a CDS encoding PAS domain-containing protein → MAIDRSLTNVERTFQWDDVIVSKTDLTGKITYANDIFLGISGYTEEELLGAPHSILRHPAMPRCVFKFLWDRIADGHEVFAYVLNRAKNGDHYWVFAHVTPCYDQTGKMVGYHSNRRVPKAEAVATIKPLYETLLGIENSAADRKQGVEQSFAALVKTIGDLGFDSYDRLIMTISR, encoded by the coding sequence ATGGCCATCGACCGTTCATTGACCAATGTGGAAAGAACCTTCCAGTGGGACGACGTCATCGTTTCCAAGACCGACCTGACAGGAAAAATTACCTACGCTAACGACATTTTCCTGGGCATCAGCGGCTATACCGAGGAAGAGCTTCTTGGCGCACCCCATTCGATCCTGCGCCATCCGGCGATGCCGCGCTGCGTGTTCAAGTTCCTGTGGGACCGCATCGCCGACGGCCACGAGGTGTTCGCCTATGTGCTGAACCGGGCCAAGAACGGCGATCACTACTGGGTCTTCGCCCACGTCACCCCCTGCTACGACCAGACCGGCAAGATGGTGGGCTATCATTCCAACCGCCGGGTCCCCAAGGCCGAGGCGGTGGCCACGATCAAGCCGCTTTACGAGACCCTGCTGGGTATCGAGAACAGCGCCGCCGACCGCAAGCAGGGCGTGGAGCAATCCTTCGCCGCCCTGGTCAAGACCATCGGCGATCTCGGCTTCGACAGCTATGACCGCCTGATCATGACCATCAGCCGGTAG
- a CDS encoding methyl-accepting chemotaxis protein produces the protein MSNPTLRGRTNTAAFLVGSAVAVIVLVALVAVWRLFSTEGGAGFAVGALVALGLAGLFLLAVSLAAFREVGAVLGLIERGAAVAHHAAQGDLNVRVLRIGRKDELGRMMNGLNHVLDLTEEFAKDTGAAMKRAGAKEYFRYIPVQGLRGDYHLYAEMINKVLGDMEARDQETQTFEKNVHEMVSQVATATTGIGRTAQTMAGRSESAGGRSITVGEAADTTTHLASAVSESTRQLAHAINEIAQQVTQSASVAQNAVSDIGETVDRMNGLAESVSQIGVVVQLINDIAAQTNLLALNATIEAARAGEAGKGFAVVANEVKNLANQTARATEDISRQVGAVQDAARSAASGIEGVVATIRTIDSISAAIAGAVQEQEAVTRDISAHIDEVAAKASEVSENVAHLSQSTAQACGGTVRVIWSARTLSKVVEALNDEVNAYVSKVR, from the coding sequence ATGTCCAATCCGACGCTGCGTGGCCGCACCAATACCGCCGCCTTCCTGGTGGGGTCGGCGGTGGCCGTCATCGTGCTGGTGGCGCTGGTCGCCGTCTGGCGGCTGTTTTCCACCGAGGGCGGTGCGGGCTTCGCCGTCGGCGCGCTGGTGGCCCTGGGGCTGGCCGGGCTGTTCCTGCTGGCGGTGTCGCTGGCCGCCTTCCGCGAGGTGGGCGCGGTGCTGGGCCTGATCGAGCGCGGCGCCGCGGTGGCCCATCACGCCGCCCAGGGCGACCTCAACGTCCGGGTGCTGCGCATCGGCCGTAAGGACGAACTGGGCCGGATGATGAACGGCCTCAACCACGTTCTCGACCTGACCGAGGAATTCGCCAAGGATACCGGCGCCGCCATGAAGCGGGCCGGGGCCAAGGAATATTTCCGCTATATCCCCGTCCAGGGCCTGCGCGGCGATTACCACCTCTATGCCGAGATGATCAACAAGGTGCTGGGCGACATGGAAGCCCGCGACCAGGAAACCCAGACCTTCGAGAAGAACGTCCACGAGATGGTCTCCCAGGTGGCCACCGCCACCACCGGCATCGGGCGCACCGCCCAGACCATGGCCGGGCGCTCGGAAAGCGCCGGCGGCCGCTCGATCACCGTGGGCGAGGCGGCGGATACCACCACCCATCTGGCCTCGGCGGTGTCCGAATCCACCCGCCAGCTGGCTCACGCCATCAACGAGATCGCCCAGCAGGTCACCCAGTCGGCCTCGGTGGCCCAGAATGCCGTGTCCGACATCGGCGAGACCGTCGACCGCATGAACGGTCTGGCCGAATCGGTCAGCCAGATCGGCGTGGTGGTGCAGCTGATCAACGACATCGCGGCCCAGACCAACCTGCTGGCGCTCAACGCCACCATCGAGGCGGCCCGGGCCGGCGAGGCGGGCAAGGGCTTCGCCGTGGTCGCCAACGAGGTGAAGAACCTCGCCAACCAGACGGCGCGCGCCACCGAGGACATCTCGCGCCAGGTGGGCGCGGTGCAGGACGCGGCGCGTTCCGCCGCCTCGGGCATCGAGGGCGTGGTCGCCACCATCCGCACCATCGACAGCATCTCGGCGGCCATCGCCGGCGCGGTGCAGGAGCAGGAGGCGGTGACCCGCGACATCTCGGCCCATATCGACGAGGTGGCGGCCAAGGCCTCGGAGGTGTCCGAGAACGTCGCCCACCTGTCGCAATCCACCGCCCAGGCCTGTGGCGGCACGGTGCGCGTCATCTGGAGCGCGCGCACCCTGTCCAAGGTGGTCGAGGCCCTGAACGACGAGGTCAACGCCTACGTCAGCAAGGTGCGCTGA
- a CDS encoding SLC13 family permease: MSLSPSRISLPPIPLPRALAWAAVIAGAAIVVIDPLPGTEGRVLGLAVAFIGLWATAVMPEPIVAVFFFTTAMLLKAAPSSAVFGGFQSAALWLVFGGLVMGVAVRSTGLGERLGTRLSHAFGSSYWGIIGGVTLVGVAMGFLMPSSMGRAILLMPIAVGLAERYGFAPGSNGRVGVVLAAAFGCHVPTFSILPANLPNLVLVGASETLWHYTPSYGAYLLLHFPVLGFLKTAIMIPLIVKLWPDTPKPEAAGRALGPMTRQEGQLSLLLAAALVLWATDFLHHVSPAWVSMAAGALLLLPGIGLVDRKAFNEQINYGSMFYVAGIMGLGAIVDQSGLGARLAGAILDILPLAPGQPATNFTALAVLSTVVSVFTTLPGGPAVLTPMAGQMAEASGLLVEAVLMSQVLGFSNPILPYQSAPMVVAMQLGGERLGPAQKLCLWLAGITIVVLLPLNFLWWRLLGWI, encoded by the coding sequence ATGAGCCTGTCCCCCTCCCGAATTTCGTTGCCGCCAATTCCGCTGCCACGCGCCCTGGCCTGGGCCGCCGTGATCGCCGGGGCGGCGATCGTCGTCATCGACCCGCTTCCGGGAACCGAAGGCCGGGTCCTGGGGCTGGCGGTGGCGTTCATCGGATTGTGGGCCACGGCGGTGATGCCCGAACCCATCGTGGCGGTGTTCTTCTTCACCACGGCCATGCTGCTGAAGGCGGCCCCGTCCTCGGCGGTGTTCGGCGGCTTCCAGTCGGCGGCCCTGTGGCTGGTGTTCGGCGGGCTGGTGATGGGGGTGGCGGTGCGCTCCACCGGCCTGGGCGAGCGTCTGGGAACCCGGCTTTCCCACGCCTTCGGCTCCAGCTATTGGGGAATCATCGGCGGGGTGACCCTGGTGGGCGTCGCCATGGGCTTCCTGATGCCGTCCTCCATGGGCCGGGCCATCCTGTTGATGCCCATCGCGGTGGGGCTGGCCGAGCGCTACGGCTTCGCGCCGGGCTCCAACGGCCGGGTGGGCGTGGTGCTGGCCGCCGCCTTCGGCTGCCACGTGCCCACCTTTTCCATCCTGCCCGCCAACCTGCCCAACCTGGTGCTGGTGGGCGCGTCGGAGACCCTGTGGCACTACACGCCGAGCTATGGCGCCTATCTGCTGCTGCATTTTCCCGTGCTGGGCTTCTTGAAGACCGCCATCATGATTCCGCTGATCGTCAAGCTGTGGCCCGACACGCCAAAGCCCGAGGCGGCGGGCCGGGCGCTGGGCCCCATGACGCGCCAGGAGGGGCAGCTGTCCCTGCTGCTGGCCGCCGCCCTGGTGCTGTGGGCCACCGACTTCCTGCACCATGTCAGCCCGGCCTGGGTCAGCATGGCGGCGGGCGCCCTGTTGCTGCTGCCCGGAATCGGCCTGGTGGACCGCAAGGCCTTCAACGAGCAGATCAATTACGGCTCGATGTTCTATGTGGCGGGCATCATGGGATTGGGCGCCATCGTCGACCAGTCGGGACTGGGCGCGCGTCTGGCCGGGGCGATCCTCGACATCCTGCCCCTGGCGCCGGGCCAGCCGGCCACCAACTTCACCGCGCTGGCGGTGCTGTCCACCGTGGTCAGCGTCTTCACCACCCTGCCCGGCGGACCGGCGGTGCTGACCCCCATGGCCGGGCAGATGGCCGAGGCGTCCGGCCTGCTGGTGGAAGCGGTGCTGATGAGCCAAGTGCTGGGCTTTTCCAACCCCATCCTGCCCTACCAGTCGGCCCCCATGGTGGTGGCCATGCAGCTGGGCGGCGAGCGCCTGGGCCCGGCCCAGAAGCTGTGCCTGTGGCTGGCGGGCATCACCATCGTCGTCCTGCTGCCGCTGAACTTCCTGTGGTGGCGGCTGCTGGGGTGGATCTGA